CGAAAATAACGATGAGGGTAACGTTTAGCAAAATTCTTCTCTAGCATCTCCTGCCAGAAAGGAGTGGTTTCTTGCAAAAGAATAATGTCTGCATCGGTCTTTCTTAATGCATCCATGCTGGTCGTCGGGGAGGTAAGTCTCCAAGGACCTTTTCCCCAATTAATATTGTATGTAGCTATTCGTAAAGTATCTGGCATTTTAGAAATAGGTTAATTTATTAAATTATTATTAGTGATGAAGGATTGAACTACCCTTAACCTCATCCTAACTCCCACTTTAAATATAGCCAAAATTCAAAATTTTAGGCAATGTGAAGCAATCCATTGTTCTCGACATTTGAAATGGATACCGCGCATAAAGCGCGGTACGTGGAAAGTAAATTCCTATCTGACGTACAGCGCGGTAAGTGGACAGTAAATCCCTATCTAACGTACAGCGCGGTACGTCGACAGTAAATCCCTATCCAACGTACCGCGTTGTACGTTGACAGTAAATCCCTTATCCTACGTACCGCGTGGTATGTTGAGAGTAAATCCTTCCTACGTACCGCGTGGTATGTTGAGAGTAAATCCTTATCCTACGTACCGCGTGGTATGTTGAGAGTAAATCCTTATCCTACGTACCGCGTGGTATGTTGAGAGTAAATCCTTCCTACGTACCGCGTGGTATGTTGAGAGTAAATCCTTCCTACGTACCGCGTGGTACGTTGAGAGTAAATCCTTATCCTACGTACCGCGTGGTATGTTGAGAGTAAATCCTTATCCTACGTACCGCGTGGTATGTTGAGAGTAAATCCTTATCCTACGTACCGCGTGGTATATTGAGAGTAAATCCTTCCTACGTACCGCGTGGTACGTTGAGAGTAAATCCTTATCCTACGTACCGCGTGGTACGTTGAGAGTAAATCCCTTATCCTACGTACCGCGCTTTATGCGCGGTATCCATTATCAAGAAAGTTTCGTGGCAAATTAAGAAAAGCAGTCGATGTATCTGTGCATGAAATTGAGTAGATTCGGCAGTACTATTTTGAATGGACTGAAGCAATTCCATTATTTTATGGAGACCGCGGTAGTTGATAGTAAATCCCTATCCTACCTACCGCGCTTTATGCGCGGTATCCATTATCAAGAAAGTTTCGTGGCAAATTAAGAAAAGCAGTCGATGTATCTGTGCATGAAATTGAGTAGATTCGGCAGTACTATTTTGAATGGACTGAAGCAATTCCATTATTTTATGGAGACCGCGGTAGTTGATAGTAAATCCCTATCCTACCTACCGCGCTTTATGCGCGGTATCCATCATCAGAAAGTTTTGTAGCAAATTAAGAGAAAGCAGTCGATATATCTGCTGTATGAAATTCAGTAGATTCGTCAGTACTCTGCGATGCTTTTTGAACGTTTTCAATGTTTTCTTGAGTCTGCGTTTTACTAAAGAAGAAGTAACTCCCCGTTTCTCTTTTGTGCCGTGCTGCTGCAGCGGCGTAGCCAACTGCAAAGCCTAAGATAAAAAGAGCAATATTGGCAATAATTTTCTTAAGCCCATAAAAACGAGGCTCATTAAAAACTTCATCATGCTTGTGCAAAAGTTTTAAAAACTCCGTTTGAAATGCTCCATTATGCTTGGTTGTATATCGAATCTTATCCTTGAGCTCCTTAGCCAAGGCTATTGCCAACTTTCCTTTTTCTCTACCTGCTTCAAAATTCGATGTAGACAAGATAGTTCCATAGGCGCTAAGTTCATCGAGATAATGGTGAACCTGTTTTGTTTTTGTAGCAGTCCATGAGGGAATTAAAGTCTTGGGTAGTTGAGCGTCAGTATACTCTTTGCAATTGTCGAGGAATTCTTGTGTTAACCCTTTTGCAGAAACTAAATTGGCTTTGGTTAATATAACAGATGCCAGTTTTGATTGAATTTTATGTTGAAATTGCTCGAAATTAACATGACTTAAATCCAGTCCTGTAAAATCCAGCAGAGCTAATTGGCATTCTTCAGAAGCATTTTCGAGTAATTTTAAAAAATCTTCAAAATGGTTGTTCACCAATTCTTCTAGAAGCGGAGCAACTCGATGTGTTTCATAAGTCTCTGTGTCGCGTTGGCCTTTACCATAATCAGGGTTTGGAAAATAAACAAGCCGTTCTCCTATTCGGAGGTAATTACCTGGACTTTTAGGAAATGAATTATAAATGACTATATTTTCAGTACCTAAAACTTAAGGATAAATGAATTCAGATGCCAGGGCTGTTTTAAGTGCGTGAGCATCCCCACTATCTATAAGCTTTGATAAATTGGCATGAAGTGATTGATAATTAGATGCATCGACTGGAGTTTGTTCAATAGTTTCGCGGTCTTCGTTTCCATAATTGGCCAAATACTCCGAACGAGTTTTGAATTTTTTAGTAACACCCATACTGCACCCAAAAAAGTCAAATTTGAACCAATATAACTCACTTTGGGCTGTAAATGCAACAATAATGCATTTTTAATGAACTTATATTCTAAATTTTATTCAAAAACTACTATTAATATTCAATGAGTTATTGACAAAAATCCTAATAAAAGATTTGTTTCAAGATGTCAGAAACAAATAATTCATGAAAGTTCCATTTATTCCTTAGACTAAACTATACCATCCAAAGATTGCGATTTAATTTATCCTTAATAATTCTTTCCTACAATAAATACAAAGACTGTTTGGGAAGAAATCATGCATCTAGTAATCTATTTTTGTGGCACCGGTAATCCAGGAGACACCTTTGGTGATCATTATGATTATGTGAACAGAAGCAAAGTTTGCACCGTCTTTGTGAAAGGATGTGATGAACCTGAGGTCTGCAATAGTGGTCTTTTTCCTAATCTTAAAGCATTTGCTAACCGTTTTGTCGGCAAATTGTTTAAAGCTGAAGATACGAAAGTAAAATTAGCAGCCTTAAAAAGCTTCTCGCCTGCCGAACATTCGCAGGAGGCTGTGGATAATAAACTTCTGGAAAGTATCGGTGTAAGACTTGATCGTACGACTATTGAGGGTCGTGTAGCCAAGGAAGAAATTGAAAGTATTACCTTATGTGGTTATAGCCGTGGTGCTGTAACCTGTTTTGAAGTGGCAAGAGCATTACATAGAATGGCACCTCAAATTCCCGTAGATATTGTTGCTGATCAGCCTGTTCCTGGTAATAGCTATCAGGGGCCATTGACTAATGCTGGCAGTATTGCAGATTGCAGTGACCTCACCAATCTTCGTAATGTCTCGGTAATTCTTGGCTCTTATACAGGTTCTATGGCTAATGTAGATTTGCATGTAAAAAAGGAAATACCTGAGGACTTAACGCCCTATAAAAATAGCTATCTATTTGTAGGAGAGGCACCCTTTTATGAAGTTATTGATGCTGTAAAGGACAAAGTAACAGGAGATGAGATAGAGTCTGCAAAATATAAAACAAATGTAAAGCCTTATTACGTTAACTCTCAAGGGGAGTTGCAGGAGTTAGGATATAGATTTGGGGATTATACCGCCGCAGTGTTTAAAGAATTAAAAATCGATGCCAATAAAGAAAGAAAATATTCAATGACACCCCAGGAATTTTCCTATTTAGTGGATACTTACAAAGCAGAATCATTACATGAAACTGAGCGTGTGATTCATCGTGGTTTTTTCTCTCAAATTCTGCCCAAATTACCAAGAAAAGCACATCGTGATTTGATTATTATCCCTCGTGAAAGTCACCATCAAGATAGACCTAACGCACCTACTGGTGAAGAACATATGCACATGCAGATGGCAAAATATCTTGATGCTAAAACAGGTCCTGATCCCCGCGAGCCTAGTAAAAAAGTGAAGTTAGGGTTGGTTAAAGAGGGTGCTGTTGAAAGAAAAACTGCAGTTGCCAAGGCAACCTATAGCAAATATGAAAGTGAAGAGCCTACTCTTTTTCCGGTAGCAAGCAAGATGCAGGGCTTTTTTGGTTTAGGTAATCAGGCTTATCGCTATATCGATAAATTGCATCCAAAAGGACATGTTCGTAAAGGGATGCAATGGAATGATAAGAAAGAAACATTATTAGACTGGTGGCAAAGCCATGAAAATACGTCTCGATCAACACAGCTCACCAAAGAGCTTGTTAAGTCCCTTAAGACAATAGATTTAAATAATAAAGATGAATTGATAAAGCTTTTCAAACAAACTGATCGGTGGTTAATGCTTAAAGAAAATAGCTCTACATCACGTTACTATCAGGTAGAATGCTTGCGTGGCCATATTAAGCATTACTTAGAAGAAAACCATGGGGTTTTGCAACAACAGATTGCACATTGGAATCGTGAAGAGTTGAAACACACAGATTACTTCTTGAAACACTGGACGGAGGGGAGTAAAGCTGCCTCTTGGTTTAAAACCAAGGAAACTGAAGTGCTTGATCAAGCATTTCTTACCCATTCTAGCTTGGAACCTTCAGAAAAAAATGACAGGGCATTGTTGAAAGCAATGGATACATGGCTTACTGCGAAAGAGGGGTCTTCGAGTAGTCGATACGATTTGGTTCTTGAAATGTATGAGCATCTCTCAGGAGTAATTCAGAATAATTACGGAATTGATTTAGACCAAGAAGCACAGATTAGTTTGAGATAGTTATACTTTTTTCAATCTTGGTATAATGAGCATTTTCAGGGTGATAAGTGTCTCGTATGGTGAATTGCTTATCATCCAAAATGCGCACAGTGTGAATATCATCAAGTTTTAAGTTTCGCCATTGCGGAATACCTCCGGACTCACTTTCTCCGGCATATTGAAAACAATGTAACTGCTCTTCATTCCCTAAAATGCCATAGTGATAGGGTTCAATAAGTCGCTTTTTTTTATGATAACTGCACTCCACAGGATTTCGTGCAGATATTGCTAGAGCTAGTTTATCTTTAACATTCATCGTAGGAATTCGTTTATCACTTTACTATAGTTTAGTTTAGTGACAGTTATTTAGGGAAAGCATTAGTTTTAATGAGATTTAAGGTATTATTCATTCTATTGAGATTTAGGAAATTAGATAATGGTACAAGATTTAAATGAAGAGACTTCAAATTTTAATCAGGATTCGTTAACAAGAGAGTTGACTGCTGCATTAGTTATGGAACATCAATTACGAGCCATTATGGATGATTGGATTAGTAAAACGTCTTCTGAGCAAGCGAAACAGCTACAAAAGAAAATTTTAATTGCCGCTCAGGAGTCGATAAAAGGAATGCTGCAAGCGACTTCAAAAGAAGTGTTTATGCTGCAGCAACAACGGTTTAATCAATTAATCGTGGGCGTTAAAAATCAGCTTAATTTAGAAGAGGATTTGGAAGGTCCATTAGAAGATTATCGATTTTATAGAGAGCTTCTACAGGTATTGCGCAGTGCAACAGCAGAAAATTTTAAGACCTTGCATGAAAAATTACCTACGTGGTTTAAAGAACATGAGCAGTATACCCATTGGAAGATAGAATTGGATTTCTTGAAAGGCGAATCTGATGCACGTATTTTTGAAACGCACAAAAATCTGTTGATAGAAGGTCTATTAGCGAATGAATCTCATCAGCAATTGGCAAATCTCATGTCCATAGCTCTTATAGAGCAGAACAATCATATGTTGGCTGATACTCGCTTATCTTATCTGAAGGAAACAAATAATCGTAAAAAATTAATCGCAGACATCAGTTGGATAGGACTGGGTGCTTTGCTTGTAGCTGCAGCTGCCGTATTAAGTATTGCGTTCCCGCCATTGATTATTCCAGGATTAGTCATTGGGGGCGCTGTTTTAGCCTATGGAGCTATTGATTTTATAAGAAATAGTGCCGAACTTTATAATGAACTACAATTAACGCCTCTTGGGGAAAGAAAAATTTCATCAAGGACTCGTGATGAAATTGCCCAATTGGAAGACCAATTAAATAAAGGTGAAAATACTTTTATTGAACGCCAACAACTCGAGAAAAAGCATTGGTCAAATGAGGAAAAACTAGTTAAAGGATTAGGTTATACCTCTTCTTTTCTTGGTTTTGCCTTAGCCATTGCTGCTTTGTCATTGATAATTCCTGGGGTGGGTGCTCCAATTGCCGCAGTAATTACTATCGCTGCCTTGTCTGTAGCAATCAGTGTCGTTGCGGTGAGTGTTTTAGGAACTAAACTCGTTCGAGAACATCAACATCAGCAAAAGGTCCAGGAGAAAACTGAAGAAAAAATGGCGGCTGATAAACAAGTAGTAACTAAGATTAGCAAACTCACGCACCAACCGACGACTAACAAAGATTTATCTCACGAAGAGAGTAAGCAAAAAAAGCCTGTTTCTCCCAGTAAGCCATTAACTGAAAAGGCAGAAGAAGGCGATGAGGAAGACGAAAGTGAAGGGGAAAGTTTTAAACGGTGAATGTTAAATCTTCGGTTGCAAGCGAACAGATTATCGATATAAAAAAAGACATTTTGCTCTGACATCTGTTTTTCAAGATTTCACTCATCTGAATTAATAATGTACAATAAGGCTTTTTATACCGAGAAGGCCAATGAGTTTTGAGCAACTACTTGAATTGATACAATGGTTTTCAGCAATCAGCAATAGTAAATTCCCCCTATCAACGAATATCCCAGTTTCCACTAAAGATTGGGAGTTGCTAAAAAAAACTGCGCAAGAGCATCTCAATCTATTGCAGCAAGCAGAGACTCAATCCTCCGACACAGAAAAGAACATTAACGCTATAGAGCGCGCGATGAGTTTTATTGCATTTTGCTCAAATCAGGACGACGAATTAACTAACATTAGCCAAGCTAGTCTACTGTGGCTCACAAACCAGTATAAAATTTTCAAAGAAGATGCAAAAAGACTATTTGTCTGTAGACTAAAACTAGGCAGTGTTTTCACGAATTACCTTGATAATCATAGCGACGCTATTGCATTTTACGAACAACACGAAGAATTACAGCATGCCTACCCAGCGGGGGCACAATTTATTAAAGAAAAGAAAGAGCAGGGTGCTGTCGAGACAAAGACATTTGATGAATTAATTAAGGATATTCACTTTCAGCTAAAAGAAGTGAACCAGCCTTTTACAGTTATTCCATTATTGGACGAATATTTTGATGAACCTACTCGTCTGGCTGCATTTATCGTATGGTTATGCCAGCAAGAAGAAGTCTCAGAAAACCAGGAGGGTAGTGTTGAAGAACGAATTCTTAACTCTGGCTTACTACAGGCTATTTTTAGATTTCATATCCAAAATCTGAGTCAAGAAGATAATCCATTATCCAGGCTCTATAAGCTCTTATCAGAAAACAATGCCACCAAAGAATTAGCCTATCTGGCTACCAAGCATACAGTAGAAGAATCGGCGTGGCGCTCTTACAATTTAGCTGGCCAATTGTGTCTCCATGCAACTCTTAACGTAGCAGAAGAAAATAAAATCGAATTTTCAGGAGTATCTTCGCAAACTGCTTTTAATAATCTGTGTAGCTTATTCAAAGACACGTTTTTTTATCATGCGTTTAATTGGCTTTACCATGATCAAAAGAAAGAAGAAAATTTTTCACTCTGGCGGAAAGCATTAAATGAAAATGGTGTTGCATTTAATGCTCTACCTGATTTAATTAATCAATTAATTACCAATTATGAAGAGAAGCCACTCTATTTAAGACTAGAGCTTTTGGCTAAATTGGTTTCAAAAGATACCTTAACTTATCATCTTATCACTCAGCAACAAGTCAATATCATTTATTTACTTTTTTACCATAAGTCGACTATCTATGATTTTTTCAAAGGCGAGGAACTTATTGGATATTTAAATAATTTCCTGGCAGATACCAAAGTTGGGGCCGAGAAAAAATTTGATCTTATTTACCTTTTGCATAAATGGCTAAGGAGGAACGGGAGTACTCATTTGGCGCATCTGATCTATCAAATGCTTGTTAATTTTCTGTTACAGCCTCCTTATGTTTTATTGGATGATAGTCGAGTTGAGATGATGAGAGATGAGTATCAAAAACTTATCTTTTCAGATCAGTATTATAGTGAAGAAGATAGTAGTAGTGATGATGAGTTAGTCCCTGAGCCCTCAAGTGATGAAGAGGATAGTGAAGAGAGTGTTAGTGAAGATGGGTATGTTAGTGAGGAGGAGAATGCCGCTTCTGATGAGGAAATTGAGCACACTAATCTTCAGTATGTAATGGCGAAATTTTTAAAAAAACTCGATGACTATTGTGATGATGAGTGGGTTGCTTTCTGTGATCTTAGATTGGGCAAGGACACTTTTGACAATAAAGATTACGAAGCATTGTTTGAACGGTGGTCTATTTATATGCGTAAAAGCCACTTCTTTCGACGCACTCGTTACCCAGATAAAGAGATTCCGACTTTCAGAGAGACGAAGTTTAAAGAAACACTCATCAAATATCGTTTTTCTTTATTGCAAGACAAGTTCGTATTGGAAGATATGCTGGCTGTCTTATTTAATTTATCGGAAGAAAAGGAGATATTTTCCTGTCAACAAGCGTTAGTCAATGTGCTTATTGAAAGTGATGGTGCGCTTGGTAAACAAATTATTAAATTATTAACGCAATATAACCGTTATTGGTTTTTCATAGTTTGGGATGAAGAAAGACCATTCCTATTAAAAGAAGCAGTTCGAAACCGCAATTTGGTACTTACGACTTATCTCCTGACGCAACGATGTAAACTTTTTGATAGTGTCCAGATTTCTAAGGGTTTTATTAAGGCAATTAAATTAAGCGATCTAACTTTTGTTAAGTTATTTTTGATTCCTGAAGTCATTCAGGTGCTTACTGGGGAACAAATAGAGTCGATATATAGGGCTGCATTGGATGCAAACAATCGAGAAATATTCAAATTTTTGCTTGATAATCGTCAATTATTATCACTACCAAAAACGTTATATCTAACACTGCTCGACAGTGCTGTTCTTTCTAACTCTACAGAAGAGCTCGTTTTATTATGTAAACTTGACTATGAGCTATCCGGTGATGAACTCCAGTCATTATTTTTGAATGCCCTTAGTCATGAACATTGGCATGGAGTCATTAGTATTCTTGATAAGAAAGCCAAGGGTCATTTTAAACCGGAGACTTTCCATGTCGCATGGGATTATGTATCCGAAAATTGGCCATTGACTCACCAAAGACAGTTTATTAGAACTTGTGGGACCCGTTTCAGTGCAGATCTAATAGAGCGTGCTACCTATTACTATTTTGGGGAAGGTAAGGTAGAAGGTGTCAGCGATTTAATTAAATTAAGAGGGGAGAATGAACTATCAAAAGCCAAACTTGAAAAAATATTTCAATATTCCCTGGAAAATGCAGAGAAGTGGTTTGAAGTTGCTTATCAGATCACTTTGGAACAGAGTGAGAGGGCTTTAACTCAAAAGGATGTTTCAACGGCAATTCTCGATATTGTGATACCTACAGAGGATAGCAAACTCTTAAACAAAATATATGAACGATTTGATTCAAGTTTACATCCTGACAAGAATACAGTGCAGCAAGCGTTTCGGCATGCTTTTAACGGGTTTGATTTTTCCACTATTCTGATTTTAGTTGACAAAGCACTGGGCTATCTTGATGCAAAATTATTACTAATCCATTTAGGTAGAGCATACCAAGATGGTTGGAAACCAATGATTAGGACATTAGAAAGCGCATGTAAAGCCAAAAATATTAGTTCTAAAGATGTAAGTACACTGATAAAGAAGTTGCCAGAAAAGGATGCACGGAACCTATGCTCTCTACAAGGGGACTTTGAACCTGATATTGAAGTTCTTTACGAAGCCGTGAGAAAGGGTAATTATTCGTTAGTATCAGTATTTTTTCAAGAAAATAACACTCTTAAAAAAAATCCCGATCTAATAAGGGGTATATTCACGGAAGCAAAAAAACAACCTCATTTATTACCTCTGTTTTGTCAACTACCCCATTCCCGATTTTTATCTTTTCAGGAAAAAACCGAACTGCTTCGTGATTTAGTAGAGATGGATGAATATCAAACAATCAAATCGTTTTGGGAGGGGGAGATTAGTTATCCAAGGACATTATGGATGGCAGCACTGGATCTGGCAATTGAGAAACAAAAACCGGATTTGATTTCTTTTCTTGATAAATTGACCTCTTATTACCAAATTGCATGGGATACAAAATTATTAGAAGGCGTTCGACTTGGTAGTTTAGACGTAGTAAAAACACTGACCAGAATACTGATATCCAAAAAAATACCCATAGATATTAACGGATTACGTAACGAGTCAAGTAGTAAAAATCACGTTCAATTGACAGCATGGCTTGACCAAATGCGTGCATTGCATGCTTATCAACGCGTTAGTGAATCTAAAGAAACGGTGTTACTGGAAGCACTGGCAGTGCTAAGGGATTACACTAAATCAGGTTCTACTCTTACACGTTTTTTTACAGGCCACTGGCATCGAAACCATATTACTGAAGTAACTGACATCCTTAACACATCTATAGTCTCCATAAGTGATTTGGTAGAAAAACTTAATGCTGTTCCTTTGGTCAATAAACACGGCTCTTTAGCAAGACGCATCACCTATATTGTGGATGTTTTGTTACCGCTTCATAATGCAGAGAACGATTCTGATGAAGACTCTAGTTACGACTCAAGCTATGAAGATACGGACTCCCAAACTGAGGAGAACGTATTTGAGGAAGAAGTGTTTCAAGCGCCTTTAAGTATATAAATTTTATGATCATATTATATATCCCCTTTACAAGAGAGCAAGCTGGTGATTTATTGTCTGCAACTGAACAATGGGTAATCAATCATCAGCGAAATTTTTCTGAAGAAATACAACTTATTTGCCATCAGGATAACTATAAGCAAAGTAGTATCTGTAGCAGTTCCTCTGTTTACATTCTGGCACATGGCTATGCAGGGATATTTGATAAGGTGGCGAATCACTCTGATGGACGGTTAGCAACATTTATTTCCATAAGCACTGTTGCTGACCGGTTTACGATAGATATGATGCCTATCTCTTATCGGATTGATGACATTCATTTTTATTCCTGCGGTTCAGAAAAAGAAAATCACCACAGGGCGTCCCGTTTTCAAGCTGAATGGCTACGCTCAAGTAATATGAGTATTTTTTACTATGCTGGGAAAATAAGTATTCCTAATGAAAAGGGCGAACGTTTAACTGAAGTTGAAGATAAGTTCTTTCCTATAAACCGGTACATGTTTAAATTATTTAACCAACAATTTTTAGAGCAAGAGTTTAGGGAAATACCGATTCAAAGACAGGGAGTACTTAGGATGATTACTGAGAATCCTATAAAAAGGCGAGAAAATTTTTTCTCAAACAGCAAAGAAAAAAGACTACTAATGCTTATTCAGCGTAGAAAAACTAAGGAAGAGCACGAAGAGACTGCTTCAATGACAGCAAGCTCTGGTATGTCTTGATTTCATTTTTCTTGGAGATAGCGAAGTAACTGCTTGAAATATCAATCAAAACCGCGCTATGCTAAGCAATGTGGGCCGTTAGCTCAGCTGGTAGAGCAGGAGGCTCTTAACCTCTGTGTCATAGGTTCGATCCCTATACGGCCCACCATTGATCTCTCAGTTTACTCAAAGAATCCAACCAGTTTTTAAATTGAACGACTTGCAGTAAAATTAGAAGCGCAATTTCCTTTTGTTATCGTATACAATTTCGAGCAATTAATTATGAATACTATAGATACCACTGTTGAGTACAGAAAAAGAATAAAAATTCCCCAACTTATTAGTCAGATAATCTTTTTCGGACGTTGGTTACAAGCTCCTTTATATTTAGGACTACTTCTAATTCTGACCGCCTATGCTTATCGATTTATAACAGAATTGTTTCATTTAATGCAGCACATTAATACGGCAGATAATACGCAAATTATGTTAGGAGTTTTGGATTTAATTGACGTAGTGATGATTGCAAATTTACTCATTATGGTCATTATGGGAGGATATGAGACCTTTGTGTCACGATTGAATTTACACAATCATCCTGATCAACCAGAGTGGTTAGATCATCTTGATGCTGGGGCAATGAAAATCAAACTCGCACTTGCTTTAATCGGCATTTCGTCTATTCATCTTTTAAGAACATTTATTGATCCTGGTAAACAAACTTTTGATAATGTCATGTGGCAAGTTGTGATTCATATAACACTACTGGTTTCTGCATTAGCAATTGCTTACACCAATAAATTATTGTCTCAGACTAATTAGCCTACTGTGTCTTTGCGAACGCAGGAAGCAATCCACTCTCAGTGGTTAATCAAGAATTAGCTTGATTCTTTCCCGTTTACTCGCAGACGTTTTATTTTGAACAACAGTTTTTGAATTTCTTTTGGCTTCCACAGGGGCAGGGTGCATTACGCGGAGTTTTAGTTAGGGACTTAGAGGATATTTTTTCTGGCTCATGCCCTGCTGTATAAAACCATGAGCCATTTTCATAATCAAATTCACTTAATTCATGAATAGTTCCAGGCTGATTGTTTTCTTTGAAACGCGCTATAAATTCAACGTAGCCTTTATTCGGATTTGTTTGACTAAGGTAAGCTTGCACCACCTTTAATCCTAACCAGGTCACGCGTTTTGCCCATATTTCTGCATCTGATGCATCAAAATGGATTAGAGGACTTCCGCGCATAGTTTGTTTAATATAATCGATATTAGCTTGAACATACGCTGTATAGCGCGAGCGCATTAATGCTTCTGGAGTTGCAGGGATAGACGCGCCGTTTATATAGGAACCACAACATAGGGCATAATTCAGTGAGGAACCGCAAGGGCATTTAGTCATGATTTAACTCCTTCAATCGCATTCTTGACTTTACAGAAAAGAGTACGGGGATATAATCGCGCACTCTGGCATATAATACCAACTTTTCTGCACAATAAAGACAATAAGTGATTGTTGAATCCAGTTTGAATTAAGAGCAAATAAAGCGCGTAAGGACTAACAAAAATATGATTACATTGTATCAATTTCCAAGTATTTGGGGATTACCAAATGCTAGCCCTTTTTGTTTGAAGGTGGAGACTTATTTACGCTTGGCAGAAATGCCTTATGAAATTAGGTTTGTGAGGAATCCTGCAAAAGCCCCTAAAGGAAAATTGCCTTTTATTAAAATTGATGAAAAGACTATTCCTGATAGTGAATTAATTATAGATTATTTGATTAATAAATTTGGTGACCCACTTGATAGAAATTTATCGAAAGAACAAAAAGCCTTCTCTATCCTTCTTGATAATACTTTTTCTGAACGTTTGTATTGGATTATGGTTTATTGGCGTTGGCAGGATGAAAAAGGTTGGGCTCATGTAAAAGATGCTTATTTTGC
The nucleotide sequence above comes from Legionella hackeliae. Encoded proteins:
- a CDS encoding glutathione S-transferase family protein; this encodes MITLYQFPSIWGLPNASPFCLKVETYLRLAEMPYEIRFVRNPAKAPKGKLPFIKIDEKTIPDSELIIDYLINKFGDPLDRNLSKEQKAFSILLDNTFSERLYWIMVYWRWQDEKGWAHVKDAYFAKLPGLARLFIPNAVRKAMRKALYLQGIGRHTAEEVAQMGYKTLDAIAAMLGEKKYFHGNDLTSIDATAFAFLANIAWLPFEDPLKNCLQNHTNLLGFCERIWSNFYPEIPKPFNIL